From the genome of Naumovozyma castellii chromosome 7, complete genome:
TTATTCTGTGTTTTGTGTCTTGGACAGAATTACACCAAATGGtagatttcaaaagattgCATTTTTTACgttttttgaattaaagaattgcTTCAGATTAGTACTAACTGATTCGCCTAGACAAGTTATAAACGGACTGACTTTATGGTCTGTACTGATTGCAGTTAACGATGAGGGAGGAAATAGTGATAACTTGAAAAATCTGGAATCATTTCACGGTTTAATCAATAAAATCAGACGAATTGCTCAAAGTAATCATGAAGAAGCAGTCATTTTATCTTTTATGCTGTTTTCCTTTATAATTTGGACATTTTTTATcctgaaatttttcacagCATTGTCCTGTTCATTTTACGTTTATAAAAGATTATCTGTTGAATATAAAGTAACAGGAGGCCTAAAGGAGTATATTCGGATGACAGTCAACTACAATATTGACTACTTAATGGAATCTCAGAATTTATTGCTCAATGGAACTGTAAGTGGTGTAACGAATAAACCAATTATGGGAGTTTTTTCACTCAATTCCCTTGAAAGACatcattcttttcttgaaagTATATATCCCGATGATATATCGGCAAAGACAATAATGCGACCAAAAAGATTAACATCAATGATAATACCGGATGACTCCTTAGGATATGTTACATACCTAAAAAAGAGTGCAATCTTGAATGGAGATTTGTTGAAGGCACCGAAAAGAACTTCTGTTGACACACTACCAAGTTATTATAACTTCGATGGAAGCTctgattcaatttttgttgATAGGAACACTTGGAAGCCTAGTCATATATTCACCCCTCAGAAGGCGTTCTTTAGAGATCATAAATAAATGAGCTGCCACTAGGGTAATACTGAAAGGGCCGTCACCTAAAATcatatatacatatattcTAACAATAAGTTATTTACAATTTTGGAATGTAGAacataaatatatatatatgtgtCGACCATGCCCTTAGATTATTTTTTGCGACTATTTACACTCTATTTGGGAAAGATTCCTTCGAcctaataatattatcaacTCTCCGCTTCTCATAGTTGAAGcaatttatcattgttGCTTTCTTCAATACTTTCTTGTCTTTCACAGACTCCTTTGCAAGAGGTGGAGCCAAGTGTTCGGATAAGACAGGTTTCATAAATTTCCTCCTTAAATGAACTTCTTCAGATAGAGTTAAGAATTCGTTAGCACTGGCGaataattcatctaataattttttatcttttcttgttaCAACATTATTGCTGAATTTCGTTTTTAAAGTTTCCATTAATGCTTGTTTCTTGTTTAGTTTTTCTTCAGGTGATATATATGCCATTAATTTTAGTTTATTGGTGAAACACACTGACTTGTCCAATGATTTCGTTATCgtttcaatttgttctaGTGATAATGCCAGTTTTGCTGGTTcccatttttctttattagCCTTAAGTTTTGTTTGCATTTCAAGATatgatttggaataaaATTGAGCATCTTCCAATTGGAAcccatttttcaaagaagatcTAAGTCGAATCAAATAAGAAGTAGTGATTTCCATGTCAGTTAAATTGGAAGGTTTATTTTGAGATTCTAAAATGGATGCAAATTCCTTCCTTAACTTGACTCTTTCTAACTCACGAGATTGCAAACGatccaaaatttcatcttttaCCAGTTCTTGCTTTCTAGGCAAAGTCCGTTCTTCCAATTGTGCTGCCTTTGGATTCTTCAAAATGCTACGTCCAAATCTTCTTAAGTTTGGTTCAAAATGCTCTTTGGGCAATAGATATTCTCTATTCAACGCCACACCAATAAACTTCCTTCTTGGATGGAACGGATCCAGATAATATCTCACAATACCAGGTTCCAAGGCATAAAGTGTGTGATCCTTCCCGATTCCGACATTTTCTCCCGGATAGAACTTAGTACCACGTTGTCTCAACAAGATCTGTCCACTAATGACCTCTTGACCCtcatatttctttggtCCAAGTCTTCTACCTGCGGAATCCTTCATGGAAGTTCTCGAACCGGCGGCCCTTTTAGTTGAATGACGGACCTGCTGCCAAACTACTGTAGCAAACCTTCCTACAAAGGACAAATTGATTGCATTAGACAACGACATAATATTTGCTAGCTTTACTCTTCTAGTACCCTCGACTCTCTATCCATATTATTCCTTCTATTCCGACATACaaattcaatatccttATGTTATTTGTAGACATGGGAAAAAAGACCGTTGTGCAGTGTACAAAGGTCAAATCCGTGATAAGTGagaaaaatccaaaaattggCCTAAGGGcttccttaattttttcaataacccGAATGGCTAAAAATCATGGGGGCATCAGGGTACAATTTTTATAGGGCGAAAATCATTGATGTAAGCAGGTAAATGTAGAAGTAACCTTTATTTAGacatatattatatatatcattCCAAGTTGAGTTCCTTTGTTAATCTTAAAGCATCATTTAAAGTACAATCTGTGATATCGATTGACCCCAATTTAATTCTAAGTAAGAAGGACCGTATGATACAAAGATCCTCAAACATTTGATCTGAGAGTTTggtctttttcttttgtcaaatatttgtgCCGCCAAGCTGAACAGTCTCTCAGCATGAATCGATGTCGATGGAATacaatggaataatttattagctAATGATAACAGTGGAAACTCTCTT
Proteins encoded in this window:
- the NCAS0G04230 gene encoding uncharacterized protein (ancestral locus Anc_1.495); the encoded protein is MFLKKNSEYSVNGRKFEELDVTPFKSHEFQTILSYAIIIWGLSVMKFALLISDIYTCIKLLAFNTWSNNYIKPFLPFNVSKWLFSACIIFSIILLLYDIICGLRVYKRQIITNCYMNNFARTFYCLLNYSVFCVLDRITPNGRFQKIAFFTFFELKNCFRLVLTDSPRQVINGLTLWSVLIAVNDEGGNSDNLKNLESFHGLINKIRRIAQSNHEEAVILSFMLFSFIIWTFFILKFFTALSCSFYVYKRLSVEYKVTGGLKEYIRMTVNYNIDYLMESQNLLLNGTVSGVTNKPIMGVFSLNSLERHHSFLESIYPDDISAKTIMRPKRLTSMIIPDDSLGYVTYLKKSAILNGDLLKAPKRTSVDTLPSYYNFDGSSDSIFVDRNTWKPSHIFTPQKAFFRDHK
- the MRP7 gene encoding mitochondrial 54S ribosomal protein bL27m (ancestral locus Anc_1.410), whose product is MSLSNAINLSFVGRFATVVWQQVRHSTKRAAGSRTSMKDSAGRRLGPKKYEGQEVISGQILLRQRGTKFYPGENVGIGKDHTLYALEPGIVRYYLDPFHPRRKFIGVALNREYLLPKEHFEPNLRRFGRSILKNPKAAQLEERTLPRKQELVKDEILDRLQSRELERVKLRKEFASILESQNKPSNLTDMEITTSYLIRLRSSLKNGFQLEDAQFYSKSYLEMQTKLKANKEKWEPAKLALSLEQIETITKSLDKSVCFTNKLKLMAYISPEEKLNKKQALMETLKTKFSNNVVTRKDKKLLDELFASANEFLTLSEEVHLRRKFMKPVLSEHLAPPLAKESVKDKKVLKKATMINCFNYEKRRVDNIIRSKESFPNRV